The DNA region CAAGCTATAGATACTATAattaagatttgatttttactCTCTTTATCCCGATAGATTTTCATTAAAGAAAAAGGGgtgattttaagaaaaaattaatactggtaataaatgaagaaaaaaaattgtgtggatgaaattaaaaaagagtttaaatgtatagatgagattaaaagaaaataattaattattgtccaaagataaaaataatacaaaataaataggacagattaaattaaaaattaatgtaaaatgtgTGGTATAAGGGGAGCATTAACTTATTGTATAGTAATATTTATGAATTTAAGTTTTATGTCAAAGCCTAAACTAAAAAACTCTAGTCTTCTAGAGTTTATCTctacttgtaaatttttaatgagCCAAGCGGAATGACTCACCTACTCGAGCTTAGCTTGATGACGTTTGATAATTGAGAGAAAACCGTGTGCTATTTCTCATGTATAAATTAGAGGAAAATTTGATGCACTAATtctaaattttagatttttctaTATGGTATATGTGGGAATCTtgactttttaatattttcacgTTGTAGGcgaaagaaattttttttaaccttactttatttttacctaacgtaatgacatttttttaaaaaaataaacgtcGTGATTACTCTAGTTGACCGTACTTATTGAATTGATGGAGCATGACAATCTtactagtttatttttttttacaagttAGGTTAGAAAAGTGGCAACGAGTATCATCAAATATAAATTTCTCTTAAAGAGGTTGATACTAGAACTGTTAATTGGGGTGTGACGAGTTGGGGGTAGATCAAAATTTTAATGCGCTGTGAGCCTGTGAGAGGGTGTGCCGGGTCAATTTTAAATGGGTCGGAGTAGGTCAAAGTTTATTTAAACTTGCCTCGATCCGtgtaaaaattttcaataataattttttagtcCGATTTGTAACTTGTTGTGTCGATCCACCTATATACAATAATGtaatgtgaaaaaataaaaataacatgtaaatatttaattttatggcAATCAAAACCAATATCGGCCAAACATCACCCTTTTACATGAAAGTTTTATAATGATCTGATCTGTTATTTATTCATTACGATTATTAGTGACCCGTTTAAAAGTGAACCGACTATTAACACGTTGGAACGACCCACTCCACTCAACAGCTCTTATTACATGTTCAAGTGAGACTTAATTTTCAATAACTCCATTGATATTGATTGTGAAGCTCGTACGTAGCTAGAAGGATCTAAACATAGCTTGgccatacatatatattttctccGTTCTACTataattgttatatttgactatttacgcaatttaatgaattattttgattatttatatatcgaACTATACACCtctaaacattataaaaatttaatattataaaagtaagcaattagacaattcaaacaagatttcacttgtcTATATTTTCTAACACATTAGCCACAATCtataaaataatcttaaaaaataaatagtatcaaaaatCATTTTATAGCGAGTATTTCAAAAAAGTAATACAGTTGGACGTCCACTCTTTAGCAATTAGCATAGCCAACTATTTTGACCATAGACTCGGCATTAATGCACAGAAATCAACTTGTGATTCGGACGTAAAACTCCACTTATAGTAGTAGTTCATTTTTACTTTGGCGTTACTTAACTGCTACGGGGCACCATGTATTTAATATGTGGGTGCCCTAGTCTTATAAATTATACCCTACGCTCTAGTCTTTACATAATCCATTCATACAAATAATTctatttattagtatttttggaaaattttttttattaatattttcaattgtTTATCATTaccaaaaaatttcaaaaattagtaTATGAAGATATGACTTGAGAGAAAaccaatttaattatttactaaactTAAAGGTAATCAAGATAAGAGTCAATTAGTAAAGATAAAGCGAGTTATTATTTAGggtcaaaaaaatttatttttacgtACTATTTAGATATTAAgttgaattaaattttaatataaattacatttttttgCTAAGTAATACTACTACTAGTTATTAGtgattatcaaaaataaaaaacaaaaaaagtattataatgaagtattatttattacgTCTTAAATTTATAGGGGTCTAGgttcaagaataaacaagaaagTCTTGGTAATTAATATTCACAATGTAGCCAAAGCAAAAtaaattgaacaaaactattagatttaagctaatattgaatatttatttattataacatATCAGTCTTGTTTTTTCGAAGACAAGTTGAAACAAATCATGAGAATTATTATCCATAGTAttctttaaatttggtttggtcGGATGAAATGCTATAGCGTGGTTTAAGATCAATtgatataaacaattaaaacatcattatctcaataataaatgatcctttaaaattgatttttatctcTGTTGAAGTAAATATCACTTATAAGATAAAGTTTTAACTTCAGTTCTCAACCAgctcatctcattttctcaaTAAACTTTGAAACATAAAATATTAAACGACTCTTGTTGAGATGTATTCAAAAAATATATGCAATGATACAATCTTGTCTATGTAATAAATAGGTTGTTATGAATTAACCTTGAAAGTAAATTTGTTTacaattttacataaatttaaaaaattaagaacttattttgttttttgacaccttaaaaattataaatctttcaCTCAATAAAAATAGATGATACTATCATTATTTATGGATGATAGAACTAACTCCTAGAATCAATACATTATAGggacatttattattattattattattattattattattattattattattattattattattattattatcaataataataataataataataataataataataataataataataataataataataataataataataaaagatttGCTCTTTTTTAGGAGTTTTAACGGATAACTCCATATATGACGTATGCAATGACACTTTCTTTCAAATACTCAACAAATGCATGAAAACGACTTCAAACTTGAACCACTATGAGACTCATGGATTAGcaggaaaatttgaataaaataagattattttacaatttaatttcaaaaataagcttcgtaaaaatttatttcccaaaataagcatctGTACATTCAAGTTTAGCCTCGGgtaaaatcgctgttactaacagcgaaacagaaaaaaaaataaaataaaataaaaggctaaagtcgttgttactaacagcgactttagccttttaatttttttttatgaattaaagtagccgttgttaattagaaaaatagccgttaggaacttgaaaatagccgttgtaataaTGTTCTATATATagctccatcatttcccatacttcattatatccattctacatcattcttcttcttttcaatcaatttttaaaggtaacataaggtattatgttagttttactctcaatttataaatgttaatattatttttgaaagttcacttacgttactattttatatgaaatatgtagatgtcaaaggagcattgtattgaagagctttataattgtggttatgaagttgagattaatacagattggagcgacttcgatccaaggcgtgaatttgttgcttgccctttctacttggttgacggattaggatgcacatactttagatggattgctccggagggtacaaaatggcagaaagatttaataatacggcttgaaaaggaaaaaaaagagcttaaagatgatgtacttaatctaaagagacaaatggatgatatggcacataggaaagaagagactgaaaggattatgagaaagtttaagaagccttCTTAGTTAGCGACAGTAGTTTAGCTTAACgaatgaagtatgtaatttgatatagatttgttgaacatgattgaaattgtgttgaatgttcgacagcaacatccttatttgaatataattgtctgtttgtttttgtttaaattcatactgcattcttggcggaatgattcatcggcGAAAAttctgagtacttaacatcattttattcataataaatgtgtgataatacgataaaaatatatacatcaacatatatgttacaatttacacacaaaagaccaaatgttacaaatattgagtatgtacaaatgttcaatatatacaaatattattctaatgctaatcctcctcttGTACCCtgtctcactattaacatcatcccaaggactaggggtagaccttgaatactcccacattgcatctatagcctcctcatcctcaaccggaaaagctaacaaatctccactcagattgtacttaaaacttaaattaacaatatttcttgtagtgtcaatgccaatcttagagcatataaaatgtttaaattcattcaaatccatgtatgagttgcatgcaaacagtttatgtcttcccccaacatacttaacattgttactagttgatcgaattgaaccataccaaaagcatacaacagtcacacgaaatgaatccatttctacaacacatacaaaatcaacatcaccatcatgttcataaatagatgaccactatacattttcatcaacaaaaaattcacaaacaaacttttaattatgaAGATCAAGGTAAATAAAAACTACATTCCATATATTcgtagagtttaagtgtaaatgaccactatacatgacatacattttaaaatcaacaccaaatgaaaaattttataacaaaaacgtacctcaattagctgtagatcaacaagaaatAGTAAATTGTAAGCTTGTGAACTTACATTAATGTGAAAGATGATTAAAATTCACAACCCTAATATtccgaaaatggaaaaaaaaaacaaaaaaaaaaccttaggTCGATGATGGAAGATGATAGaactaattagtggtacaaacttggagtttgatgagtttagttgaagAATTGAAGTTGATTAGAAGAgtggaatgaagaaggagaactCGTAAGTAttgcaaatgaaaaaaaaaaaccgtgaACTGAACTGAGGAAGAAGAAAGctggaaaaataaaaaggccaaagtcactgttagtaacagcgattttacccgaggctaggcttggatgtacggacgcttattttggaaaataagtttttacgaagcttattttggaaattaagttgttaaataatcttattttttttcaaaagttcgGATTAGCAGCTAGTCATGGTTGTTTTCTCCTCGAACcttataattataaagatttgaTTCTTATTACTGAcaagaataattaatttttctctttcttaTACTGTAGCAATTCTCCAGCTAATCTAccccaaatttttttaaaaaaaaaataaaaaaaaaaaacttaaaccaTTACTCGTAACATTTAATCTAACAATGTTAAaagaatgaatttaaaattgttttatcATCCAAGCATTTTGTACAAAAATACACAAATCAATTCGTGTGATATTGCAATGattttatgtaaaaataaaattaaaagaaaattaggaCCCCACTATTGGAGTAATTTCTATAACAACCAATACTATAAAAAGGGCACATTACCAAAACTAAAAAGGAAGAATTTAATGAAGTAATCACTTTATTTTATCCATACATATGAGCGCTTCATTGCACAAAAATGTTGCAAATAGTAAATGACGATGaaaatattacatgtttagcttttttttagtttttcttaagATTGCATTAAAAAAGTTTATGGATAATAGATAATTATACTACCTAtatcattttttattctttttattgtgACACAAATTTCGATTTCGACTCACGacaatataatttgtttttagtaggatatatttagtgacatatattttaaatgtcagtgctataaatttctaatagtatatatagtggatttagtgacatttatgtaACTAACACTTTCTATGAATTGTAGAAATAATCCTTTTAATAAgtggtcaaaattgaaataaaatctcAACTGTTTAGGCTAACCCATGATTAATTCTCACAATTATAATAATTGATGACCCTAGGTGTCTATATACAATATAAATGCTAATATTAATGTTAATATACTTAAAGAAAGTAATCCTAATTTCAATTATATACAtaataacaaaagtaaaataaacgGTATTTGATCATAGCTAAGCTATATATTCAACCActctaatataataattttaccttCTAAACCAACTTGCATGtgaaacaataattttttttttccgttggACAAACCTAAAGATTAGGGTTTGACAATACATTTATAAATGAATATACATTTATTAGCTAGCaagattttaatatatatattcttttcgtttatttaaatttgcactatataattaaaaaaattcttataaatttaaattatatggtGCAAATTTACAGAAACATACGAAATATCAAAATGCATTTACtccaaagaaaatgaaatttcttgcatatatgATCTGTCATTcaaattggattttttttatcCCTCTAGTCCTCTAATAACCACTTGTTTTCACCTACTTGTGGTCCTATTCATTCCAATATTTGCCTATAAATACTGTGGTTTTCCTGTGATATTctcaatcaaaataatacaaataaactTCAATTTTTATCAAAGATAAATCATATATCcttttataagaaattctaaATAAAAGAATTGGAAAATGGGGTATTCAAAGGCATTAGtcctttgttttttattttcaattagtCTTCTCATTCACTCTGGGTTCTCAGCTCGTATCTTAGCTGAGTCCACTGAAAAGACTCGTGAGTTTCTTAGTTTATCctttaaagatattaattaattaattaattaattgattaatttgattttgtttaatatttCTTTCGTCTTTTTACTTGCAATATAGTGTTCAATATTCACTGACCAACTTTTCTTTATAttctcttaatttataagttaaaatatatgcaAGTGAAAATTTACTTGATTAGTCTCGTTacaaattttattaacatttacATTTATAATCTAATTATGCGAAATTGGggttttaaaattgtaatttatgcATTATAATGACGTACTAAGATGAAATCGTTTCTTTAAGTACAAAATTTCACACATTCATCTAACCATCGGGTCTTATAGCTAATACATGTTGTTTCCTTAGTACCGCATCGTTCTTTACACATGTATAATGTATTTAAATCGTTATTAGTTTTAATGTTTACccattgtttaattaatttaattacatttttaaaaataattttaaaaaaaatctgataATGTACGTTAAACTATGCTTTTAAATGAGATATGACAAGATATTAGTTATAtacttaattaaaataatataataaaatttcatttaactacaaaatttttaaaatatgaaacaTAACATTTCAGAACAGCACGATATATATTGTCTTAGGAGAGAAGTGTGTGGATAATTCATTTTTAAACATACTAACtttgttgatgaattttaaAATACCTTGTCAAGGAATtaactaataaaatataaaaaaaaatttgagttttaattATCAGCTTAATTAGCTATTGATTAAAgttataaaatatctaatatACTTTATGAGACACGCCTGGGCTATTTAATTTGAATATGAGACACGCCTTATAtaaaaccgtctcatacaaaaatttgtgattcTATCTAGTCTTTTTcttcatctcaaaaaaaaaagtctttttCTCTATTTATAACCATGcataaataattatatgataattttgtgtGGCACGCAGAATCTGTGGATGAGTCCAAGTATTATGGATCTCACTACGGACACTATGGTGGTGGACACTACGGTGGTGGTGGAGGACACTACGGTGGTGGCGGTGGACATTACGGTGGTGGTGGACACTATGGTGGTGGCGGTGGACACTACGGTCATTGGCCACCACAAAAAGAGGAAAATAAGGATGAAAAAACCGAGGTTGTAAAACCTGAATACTATGGAGGAGGCGACTACCACGGCCACGGTGGTTATGGTCATGGTGGATATGGTGGTTATGGTCATGGTGGATATGGTGGTTATGGTCATGGAGGTTATGGTCACGGTGGTTACGGACATGGCGGATATGGTCATGGTGGATATGGTGGTCATTATCCCCCAAAGGAAACAAAGACCACCGAAGAACAAAAGGGCAACTAATTACTAATGACTACTCTGTGTATGTGGTTTAtacatgaataataataatagtaataataatctaaaaaaaaaataataatagtaataatggcAACAATAGACTATGTTTGTGTAACAAAAATATTGCGTAGATGAATTATTTAATCATGTAATGTAATCACCTTATGTACCCTTGAAgctttaatatatataagtgTCATGCATGTTTTTCGTTTATGGGTCCAAGTTTTGTACTTGTGGAATGCAACTTAAGTCATTCTTCCGTTACCCAATAATTTCTATAATCTTTTTTTGCgtcatttaatatattttaataataaatatatttattttcactaaataaaaaattataaaaattacatattaacaaatctaaattttaagaagaataaaataagatctcatATGATTATATTATTTCGTATGTATAAGTTGGAATTATCAAAACAAGATTGGAGAAGAATTAATAATGTTACTATTAAAATGTAACGAGTATTTTGGAATATAAgcattttttttgtaatatagAAATATACTAGAAGTGGATTAATTATGTTCTGATCAAGAGGAGGTTGCCGCGAAACCAAATTTTTATTGTAATATCGTCTTAAATTCCTAATTACTTCAATCTATGCTTGTGAATCTACACCAAAAGTCATCTTATCATcttaaatttctaattaattagaaaaatagtctTAAATTCATAATCCGTCTTATAAATTTTGTTCTTTGTTAGTTTTtatcaaaactttttttattttcatgtgcatagtttatttattttttcatctatatattttgacacatttttttcactttcctataaaaaattttttttgtttttttctccCTTTCCTTAATTTGCATAAGAATTGTATTACCAGAGGAAAACTCATgaaacaaagggagtattaACTATTATCCTCTGAAAACATATAGAAATTAGAGTATTTGTTTATTCTTAGCATGATAAAAAAACCCCTAGTATCAattttattaaagtttaaaaataaaattttcttttagttttaGGTTGAAAAATGTTTTCTAATCATAATTGTATAATGTTAGGATTATAGGTGACTTATGTTCACCAAGTAATTAGGACAATgattaaaaatcttaaatcaTTCATGTTAGTGTTAAGGTTAGAAGAGGGCATATCACATGTTTGTGATTTGGTTTATATGGGAATCAATAGTACAATGTACTATTGAAAGAGTATCCTTgacatgtgaagagtttaaagTGCAAAGTTCAGTCTTAGGAATAAGTATTAAGAGCATTGAAGACCGTGGCATACATGAAACCCTTTTTTGTGACCTGCTGGTAGCCTACTGCTTGCACTTGTTGCTGCCACATACTTCACATGTATTCCCCCTTTAAATGAACTAGTCTTAGGTCATTGTTTGGAGCACCAAAGTCTCATTATAGTACGCGACTTTCTTGCTCAAGTAATGCTCCCCAATTAGCTCCTCTCTTCCACACACTAATACTCCATTATAATTCCTTCAAGTTTGTATTTTttcctttaaacacattaatataaatCCTAAGCTAGATGGCaccttaaatctttgttttaattatattattgtcatttggtgaaccaccttaaatctttgttttaattatattattgtcaTTTATTACATACATGCATTATTTGATTCCTAAATTTGACACAACATAAACTCTCACTTAAAACTTCATTTAGTGATCCTTGAGTGAGGTTAATACCTCCCCTTTCATAGAATAATattaccaaattttttttaaaaaccacTTTTGAATCGAAAATTTAACATGTTTGATTAGGAGCAGGAGCGGATCCATTTGGATCCCGCGCCAGTACGTGAGTGCACTataattttaccaaaaaaaatatagtttataGTATTTGAACATGAGACCTTTTATATTGAAGTCATTAGGGGGACACTCATGATCAGCCAAACTACACACTTTTTGTGTAACTCTTGTcttttgatatttatattacttaatttttcatAAAGCACATTCATATCAATTCacaatttgtaaaattaatcTTACAATATGAAAActtattgaaataaattataaaatattattttttcgggatgaattgaaaacattaatttttaacatatatatttaatttttttatatttttatttaattatttttttcctgaTGATGCTCCCACTGAGTTTAAGTCTCGTATTTGCCGCCGCTGTTTAGGAGTTGGGATTACTTCTTAATACTTACTATACTACTCACGAGTATCTGCGGAGTTGGGATTACTACTTAATACTTATTATACTACTCACGAGTACTTTAGTTAGTTTAATCATtatcatatacatattataatcCAGGAAATTTTGTGTCACGTGACATTTATATACAACATAATTTATAgcttaaatttatataattttcatttttatgtcttttttgtattgaaactaaatatatttttaagcaAACTGTAACACCTCAAATTTTAAGCAAACTTTAAGGTTTAATTTACcgtaaaaatatatttcttaattAAGATAAGTTACTTctaactaaatatatttttaaagtgggtaaaaaaaatatataaaagttgcATATAGTtaactaaatttattattattagacaaTAAATAACTATGAGCTAAAATGAATTATGAGTAGTAAACATAATAGTTGTTACAAGAATTGAAatgtcaataataataataataatattatgaaGAATATGTAGTGCAAAGGTCTTTTATTTAGAGCAAGAGTTAGATGACATTGAAAGTATTAAtacttaattaagttttaatctTAATTGTTATTAgacaataaagaaaaaaaataataacaaacttTTCATTTCATATTCCTAtgtttaagacttaaaaggatTGGAAAGGTGGTGATGCTTGGCCTTTTCTCACGGCAAGCAAGCTGTatgttataaaaattaattttttttttctttcctatTACAAATATGAGTAAGATTATTggtaaaaaaacttaaaaaaaattatttattcttcTTCTACTAATCTTGTATTAAGCGAATGACAATTTAAAATTGAAGAAATCTCTAAAGATTGTATACTTGggttgaaaaaattattttatcataCAAGGCTTTTAAAGGGTTATTATCTATATTccttatatttaatatgattagaGCTCATATAAAGGTAACTAATTTTCTGTTCCTTTTCTTAATTCatatataatgttatttttaattatttagaatatatagacatgtaaaaagagaaataa from Amaranthus tricolor cultivar Red isolate AtriRed21 chromosome 3, ASM2621246v1, whole genome shotgun sequence includes:
- the LOC130808873 gene encoding uncharacterized protein LOC130808873, with translation MSKEHCIEELYNCGYEVEINTDWSDFDPRREFVACPFYLVDGLGCTYFRWIAPEGTKWQKDLIIRLEKEKKELKDDVLNLKRQMDDMAHRKEETERIMRKFKKPS
- the LOC130808161 gene encoding cold and drought-regulated protein CORA-like produces the protein MGYSKALVLCFLFSISLLIHSGFSARILAESTEKTQSVDESKYYGSHYGHYGGGHYGGGGGHYGGGGGHYGGGGHYGGGGGHYGHWPPQKEENKDEKTEVVKPEYYGGGDYHGHGGYGHGGYGGYGHGGYGGYGHGGYGHGGYGHGGYGHGGYGGHYPPKETKTTEEQKGN